One genomic window of Vibrio ziniensis includes the following:
- a CDS encoding thiopurine S-methyltransferase, producing MKDPEFWHSKWASNQIGFHLDDVNPLLMDHWHKTEPKKEEKVFVPLCGKSEDLVWLATKHDEVHGVELSTIAVRSFFAEHFYTPLVIQVNGHHELYQFDELSIYTGDYFTAPVGTYDIVYDRAALIALPEEMRKEYVERLKSLLNPGGRILLVTLDYEQHEMAGPPFSVPQVEVEELFAEFRVERLYQDTANAQHPKRAKKGLSRFSEEVWLIKS from the coding sequence ATGAAAGATCCCGAATTCTGGCATAGCAAATGGGCATCCAACCAGATTGGTTTCCACTTAGATGATGTCAATCCGCTGTTAATGGACCACTGGCACAAAACAGAGCCTAAAAAAGAAGAAAAGGTCTTTGTTCCTTTGTGTGGCAAGAGCGAAGATCTGGTCTGGCTTGCGACGAAGCATGATGAAGTACACGGTGTTGAACTCAGTACTATTGCGGTTCGTTCATTCTTCGCTGAGCATTTTTACACTCCGTTAGTGATTCAGGTAAACGGGCATCACGAGCTATATCAGTTTGACGAACTTTCCATTTACACCGGCGATTATTTTACTGCTCCTGTTGGCACTTACGACATTGTTTACGACAGAGCGGCACTCATCGCTCTACCTGAGGAGATGCGTAAAGAGTATGTCGAACGCCTTAAATCGCTATTGAATCCGGGTGGGCGAATTTTGCTGGTTACATTAGATTATGAACAGCATGAAATGGCAGGCCCTCCATTTAGTGTTCCTCAAGTTGAAGTTGAAGAGCTGTTTGCTGAGTTTCGCGTAGAAAGGCTGTATCAAGATACGGCAAATGCTCAACATCCTAAGAGAGCGAAAAAAGGCCTATCGAGATTTTCAGAAGAGGTTTGGCTGATTAAAAGCTAA